The Agromyces sp. LHK192 genome includes a window with the following:
- a CDS encoding 1-acyl-sn-glycerol-3-phosphate acyltransferase, whose amino-acid sequence MLRGLVSRVYWACSRWTLTGESAPTRPTILIGAPHTSNWDFVLMLGIAWRLGIDVRWLGKKSLFAGWRGPIMRALGGIPVDRSDPGRVVGEVVDRIRDGEVFGLVVTPDGTRGSNEYWKSGFYRIAREAGLPVTLGFVDRTTMTTGLGPTIDLTGDVVADMDRIRAFYADKAGFRPEFRTEPRLRDETVWSGGAAGDE is encoded by the coding sequence ATGCTTCGAGGTCTCGTCTCCCGCGTCTACTGGGCCTGCAGCCGGTGGACGCTCACCGGCGAGTCCGCGCCGACCCGCCCGACCATCCTGATCGGCGCACCGCACACGTCGAACTGGGATTTCGTGCTCATGCTCGGCATCGCCTGGCGTCTCGGGATCGACGTGCGCTGGCTCGGCAAGAAGAGCCTGTTCGCCGGCTGGCGCGGCCCGATCATGCGCGCGCTCGGCGGCATCCCGGTCGACCGGAGCGACCCCGGCCGCGTCGTGGGCGAGGTCGTCGACCGCATCCGGGACGGCGAGGTGTTCGGGCTGGTCGTGACCCCCGACGGCACCCGCGGCTCGAACGAGTACTGGAAGTCGGGGTTCTACCGCATCGCCCGGGAGGCCGGCCTGCCCGTGACCCTGGGCTTCGTCGACCGCACGACCATGACGACCGGGCTCGGCCCGACGATCGACCTCACCGGCGACGTGGTCGCCGACATGGATCGGATCCGCGCGTTCTACGCCGACAAGGCCGGCTTCCGGCCAGAGTTCCGCACCGAGCCCCGACTGCGCGATGAGACCGTCTGGTCGGGCGGCGCGGCGGGCGACGAGTAG
- a CDS encoding cell wall-binding repeat-containing protein: MRSVVGSSAAVLVALLVGGVGWQPASAAELMPHAVGMLAADSTEETPVTPDRPESGPAAPGPTTPAPSPAPATSEPTPDPAAPDPATPVPTTHPPTPIPTPPGSSEAPPSETDSGSDAVPSESLLDSPMALSSATPFPPGAHRIGGVDRVETSVLISERFPPGVGTVYVATAAKFPDALSASAAAARAGGPVLLTWPDAVPESVLDEIVRLAPARIVVAGSEASISAAVVDQLTGLAGAVVRLGGADRFLTSELIVQDGFETATEVFLATGQNWPDAVAASAAAGSRGVPVLLVDGLATGLRPETVQALRALGAGTVRIAGSVASVSAGIEWQLIGEGFAVMRHEGVDRYHTAVAINEATFGSPPPSTFLATGENFPDALTGAALAGGLGSPMFLTRTACVPEIVRIAMNALGSGSRVVLGSAASVSDAAAAGTACPPPWTKPAEGRITDGFGPRPPICTPGGCTNSFHRGTDLGTGCWAPIYAATSGRVITARAVGTYGNYIRIDHGRIDTAYAHLADGGTLVAVGQDVATGQQIGWSGATGAATGCHLHFEVWDDGVQIDPVPFMAAQGVPLG; encoded by the coding sequence ATGCGCTCCGTCGTCGGATCATCGGCAGCAGTACTGGTCGCGCTCCTCGTCGGCGGCGTCGGATGGCAGCCGGCCTCGGCCGCCGAGCTGATGCCACATGCAGTCGGGATGCTCGCGGCCGACTCGACCGAGGAGACGCCGGTGACGCCCGACCGGCCGGAGTCGGGCCCGGCGGCGCCGGGACCGACGACGCCCGCGCCGTCGCCGGCTCCCGCGACGTCGGAGCCGACGCCGGACCCGGCGGCGCCGGACCCGGCGACGCCGGTTCCGACGACACACCCGCCGACGCCGATCCCGACGCCGCCCGGGTCGAGTGAGGCACCCCCATCGGAGACCGACTCCGGTTCCGACGCCGTTCCGTCCGAATCCCTGCTCGACTCGCCGATGGCACTCAGCAGCGCGACCCCGTTCCCGCCGGGTGCGCACCGCATCGGAGGGGTCGACCGCGTCGAGACCTCGGTCCTGATCTCCGAGCGCTTCCCACCTGGGGTCGGCACGGTCTACGTGGCGACGGCGGCGAAATTCCCGGACGCGCTGTCCGCATCGGCGGCGGCGGCTCGAGCCGGAGGCCCGGTCCTCCTCACCTGGCCCGATGCCGTCCCGGAATCGGTACTCGATGAGATCGTCCGCCTCGCGCCCGCTCGCATCGTCGTCGCGGGATCCGAGGCGTCGATCTCCGCCGCGGTCGTCGACCAGCTCACGGGACTCGCCGGAGCGGTCGTGCGCCTCGGCGGAGCGGACCGCTTCCTCACCTCGGAATTGATCGTGCAGGACGGATTCGAGACCGCGACGGAGGTGTTTCTCGCGACCGGCCAGAATTGGCCCGATGCCGTTGCGGCATCGGCTGCAGCCGGGTCCCGCGGCGTTCCGGTCCTCCTCGTCGACGGCCTCGCGACGGGGCTCCGCCCCGAGACCGTCCAGGCACTGCGAGCGCTCGGGGCCGGAACGGTTCGGATCGCCGGGAGCGTCGCGTCGGTGAGTGCGGGTATCGAGTGGCAGCTGATCGGGGAGGGATTCGCGGTGATGCGCCACGAAGGCGTCGACCGCTACCACACCGCCGTCGCGATCAACGAGGCCACCTTCGGTTCGCCGCCGCCATCCACCTTCCTCGCGACCGGTGAGAACTTCCCCGACGCGTTGACGGGTGCTGCGCTGGCAGGGGGGCTCGGCTCCCCGATGTTCCTCACGCGCACCGCGTGCGTTCCGGAGATCGTCAGGATCGCGATGAACGCCCTCGGATCCGGAAGTCGGGTGGTCCTCGGCAGCGCGGCTTCCGTCAGCGACGCCGCCGCGGCAGGGACCGCGTGCCCGCCGCCCTGGACGAAGCCGGCGGAGGGTCGGATCACGGACGGCTTCGGCCCGAGGCCCCCGATCTGCACGCCGGGAGGGTGCACGAACTCGTTCCACCGTGGAACCGACCTCGGAACCGGGTGCTGGGCCCCGATCTACGCGGCCACCAGCGGGCGCGTGATCACCGCGAGGGCCGTCGGCACGTACGGCAACTACATCCGCATCGATCACGGTCGGATCGACACGGCGTACGCCCATCTCGCCGATGGCGGGACCCTGGTGGCCGTCGGCCAGGACGTCGCGACCGGGCAGCAGATCGGGTGGTCGGGCGCCACCGGGGCAGCCACCGGATGCCACCTGCACTTCGAGGTCTGGGACGACGGGGTCCAGATCGATCCGGTGCCGTTCATGGCGGCCCAGGGGGTGCCGCTGGGCTGA
- a CDS encoding DNA-formamidopyrimidine glycosylase family protein, translating to MPESPEVQALADELGARLAGRALAGVDVLEFRTTKTRSRPPSSLAGRAVAQVTRHGKLIDLGFGDAGHVVVSLGRHGWARWAGDDATATTEPGGAGDGAEASEPPALVELAFDGAPPIELTDAGTWVSLGLFVVDDPVEVPAVAKLGPDPADPGFSRDAFDRAVTGRRKQVKAVLQEQESLAGIGNAYSDEILHRARVSPVVHAASLDADALGRLYDATTGVVREAIEARRGVPIAGLKAAKVAAMRVHGRAGEVCPVCGDVIRDFSFASTTAQYCPTCQTGGELLPVKGE from the coding sequence ATGCCGGAATCACCGGAGGTGCAGGCGCTCGCCGACGAACTCGGTGCACGGCTGGCAGGTCGCGCACTCGCCGGAGTCGACGTGCTCGAGTTCCGCACGACGAAGACCAGATCCCGCCCGCCCTCGTCGCTCGCCGGCCGGGCCGTTGCGCAGGTGACGCGCCACGGCAAACTGATCGACCTCGGGTTCGGCGACGCCGGCCACGTGGTCGTGTCGCTCGGACGGCACGGCTGGGCGAGGTGGGCGGGGGACGACGCCACCGCGACGACCGAGCCCGGCGGAGCCGGGGACGGCGCCGAAGCGAGTGAGCCGCCCGCGCTCGTGGAGCTCGCCTTCGACGGCGCGCCGCCGATCGAGTTGACGGATGCCGGAACCTGGGTGTCGCTCGGCCTGTTCGTCGTCGACGACCCGGTCGAGGTCCCGGCCGTGGCCAAGCTCGGCCCCGATCCGGCCGATCCCGGGTTCTCGCGCGACGCGTTCGACCGGGCCGTCACCGGCCGCCGCAAGCAGGTGAAGGCGGTGCTCCAAGAGCAGGAGTCGCTCGCGGGCATCGGCAACGCGTACTCCGACGAGATCCTGCACCGGGCGAGGGTGTCGCCGGTCGTGCATGCCGCGTCGCTCGACGCCGACGCCCTCGGGCGGCTGTACGACGCGACGACCGGCGTCGTGCGCGAGGCGATCGAGGCGCGCCGGGGCGTGCCGATCGCGGGGCTGAAGGCGGCCAAGGTCGCTGCGATGCGGGTGCACGGCCGTGCGGGCGAGGTGTGCCCGGTGTGCGGCGACGTGATCCGCGACTTCTCGTTCGCGAGCACGACGGCGCAGTACTGCCCCACCTGCCAGACCGGCGGCGAGCTCCTGCCGGTGAAGGGCGAGTAG